aattaggttatgattttacaaattaagcaccaaaacatcatgttatacaacaaatttgacagaaaaaaatagttcaatatgcagtaatgctacgtagtaattactgtatttacgaatttagcaccaaaatatcacgatgtattgaaaacattgactataaaaatgcgttggataatccagaatgttggataagtgaatgttggataagtgagactctactgtattaaataaaacatttgtaacaatacaataaataaatatgataaaactgagtgtgtacatcatatttcattgtcatccctacaatttaccccaatcagccccacatatgtgttgttgccttttatgtgtttttaatgtaattttttatcctgcattgttattttaattgatatattgcattactgttttatctgtcttatattgtgattgtattatgttgcttatattttgtccttgtgttgtttgggcctctgccccatgtaagccaccccgagtccccatggggagatggtggcggggtataaataaagtttttttattattattattatatgtggatCTCAAACGTATTGTTTTGCTCAAGTACAGAGAcgctttatatgttatttttggatcttgaccaCACATAAAATACGTTGTTCTGGTGTGCAATTCCCAATGCATTGTCTGTTTGAAATATGGGCCAAGGaacaaatctctcaccttctgatacagtttacagtcaaataatatatgtgctaaatcctcaatttcaggtgctccaCAGATACATAACCATTCATTATAAGTGATGTCATTAAATCTCCCATATGTAACCATTGTACCAAGCTGTATCTTAATAGGCATATAGGAAAATAATTTTTCATTCAAGAGAATTATAGTTACCAGAcaaagtatataaatatatatatttaaaaacatacaggTAATTCCAaactcaaagatttttttttaaaaaaaccccaaacacttGGGTGTTTTGGATATGGGATACTTAACCTGTATCTTAATAGGCATATAGTAAAATAATTTTTCATTCAAGAGAATTACAGTTACCAGacaaattatataaatatatatatatttaaaaacatactttgcattttgtattttacACAAATCTTGCTGTCAGCTCTACCTTGCAGTATCTTGCGTATTACCTTACTGCCATGTGAAATAAGTATAttataaataaggtaaaggtttcccctgacgttaagtccagtcatgtctgactctgggggtcatctccatttctaagccgaagagacacctctacgttgtccgtagacacctccaaggtcacgtggctggcatgactgcatagagcgccaatgttaccttcccgctggagcggtacctattgatctactcacattggcatgttttcgaactgctaggttggcagaagctggagctaacagtgggcgctcactccgctcccaggatttgaacctgggaccttttggtctgaaagctcaacagctcagtgctttaacgcactgtgccaccaggagcattttactctattattattaaatgtattattgtattattgttgctactgttacattttttactctatttttattattattaataatacctttattatttcactctgatcttattattattgcatttattattttactctatttattattacatgtattattttcctgtatttattattattattacatgtattattttactctattattattaaacggatacataagcacatttacattggagaagatgagaataatgatttgatcagagttggacagtttgaacctgggacctttcgatctgcaagttcagcagctcagtgctttaacacacttcgccaccggggccccACATATTATAAATATACTGTCATAAATGTATATGCTTTGTCCTCAATATGTTGGCATACAGTGCCAGTCTTGAGCCCATTTGACAGAAGGGACCCAAAGCCACGCCCCCAACTCCCGGGGGCGTGGCCTAGGCcacgaggccccgccccctcaccgTCTCCGGCGCCGCTTGGCTCTTGCTCCGCTTGGCCGCGCCCCTTAGCGCTGGACTCGGCTTCCTCGCTGCTCGTCCCGCTCCTCCACCGCAGCAGCAGGAAAAGCAGGGCGACGAGGCCGCCGAGGAGCAGCGAAAGGCCCGCCAGGGACATCGGCACCGCCTCCATCTtccttcctccgcctcctctcgGCCACCTCAGCGCTGAGTCCGCGCAGGCGCAGAAAGGACGACCAATCGCTGGCCTCGCCTCACGTGGAGGGAGTGAGACGCGCATGCGTCGCTATTCCTCGAAGGACGCGACTTGAGGAAACGAAGCTGCGCGTGCGCGGTTTGCCCTCACGCTAGGGATCGCAATGCGCGTGCGTGCCAGCCCTCGCCTGATTGGATCAAAGCTTTAGCTTTGAACGACCCGAAAGTGCGTCGCACAGTTTTGACGTAGAGAAGCCGAGCCAAAGATGGCGGCCTCCGGGAAGCGGCCGGAGCATCGTGGTCCTCCTGAATTGGTGAGAAAAAGAGGGAGATCCGGGGATGGTTGGGATCAAGCAAGCCTAAGAAGGTTACTTCTTATTTGGCACTACATCCCCCAGAATCCCCATGGCAGATCCCTGTgggagaggattctgggagttgtagtcctgaaAAAGTTGGAAATCTTTGACAAGCTCTGATCGGACCTTTTGAACGTTATTGACTCCTTATCATTCATGTCTTAATCAGCATCAGGGCCAGAGAGCTGCCTGTCTCTTGTTTTTAAGCATTGCAGGaagggaatatttatttattatttatttaatacatttatatcccgcccttctttctcaccccaaaggggactcagagcggcttacaaattaaatttacatacaataatatattattagtatagcacaatactggcaataaattactatattgtactatatcaacatattgtaatattattagtaatattacatctatctatctatctatatatatatataaaagggtaatgaaatttcggcctaggacaaaacaacaaaactacatatcccagaaacactaaacttggcagctcaacccctcatctatgcctctatgttcatacaacaaaaagaaaagaaaaataaagtcctaatgagagggagaggaataattgtttttatccaattgctgccagttagaaggctaagctccgcccacttggtctcctagcaacccactcagtccaggggacaggcagtgttaggcctcacttaggcctataaaatacagattatctgattttaactggattattttgcagtgtagacccaaggcccttccacacagctatataacccatttataatcttatattatcagttttgaactggattatcttgactccacactgccatataatccactttagtgtgcagtcggacacaactagacttaatgtcaggagaaaacctttaccttaactaccaccaattcaatactttatttcccataccaccatactttgccacagcaacgcgtggctgggcacagctagtgtaatatataatatatcattaatattattatattgtattattagtattgtattacaaaataatattattaatattacatgcatatacaatatattataatattatatattattgtaaattatattgcatatatgcacgcatgcatgtgtgtatatataaatgtacatatatacatacacatatataattagcatagcatgttactgatGGAATAACGAGACTGATGTGATTCAGCAGTGCTTTGTATATGATTTCCCTTTAACAACCATCTTTTTCTGCTCTTTTCCCTCAGTTCTATGATGAGGTCGAAGCTCGGAAATACACCCACAAGTACGTCAGGCCTGGGCTGCTGAAGTCCACTTGTTTTTTGTTTGCCTTATTTATTCCAAGTGTTTATTCCAAAGAAGTAACTTGTCATTGTACTGTGCCTCCGACCCTGAAGGCAGAAACTGTTTCCTCAGCCAAATtaattcagaaggggtttgcaacTCTCcagattccgtagcattgagccaaggcacttAAAAGTgctatcaaattgcattcattctgagGCAAGCTTCCTCAAACTGTGTCCCTCCAGCTGTTTGCAcctctttgtttccacaacaagtcaaaccccattctcacagggacagatagtgaggtggaatcttccaaacagaggcacagacagcaaaacaaatcccACAGTGttattcacccttccctatgctacccaaagctgtgtgtgtgtgtgtgtgtgtgtgtgtatatatatatatatatatatctgcagtTATACTTGTAAgaagtacctgttccaacttaaaaacaaattcaacttaagaacaaatctacagaacctggcTTGTCCATAaattggggactgtctgtatccTGAATTCCTTGTTGCTTTTGCTTCATTCTTCTTAATATGGAGTACTTGTATATATTCCTCTGTTTGACCTCTGTCACTCGGAAGGCAGTATCAAAATGAGGTTTTATCTTTACAATTATGTACAACATCTGCCCACAGGGTGGTTCTTCAATACTGCTTACTTCTaatgtgctcccccccccccccagctctcgCATGATGGAGATCCAGTCGCAGATGTCCGAACGGGCTGTGGAGCTGCTGGGCCTCCCAGAGGATCGGCCGTGTTTCTTGTTGGACGTGGGGTGAGTTtgctgcagtttgaaaacatcatTCTTTCCTGGGATTATACAATTCAAGATGACCTGAATATAAGTATAACTTCCAGACACTGATTATCTCTGTCTCTGACTAGTGATACATTTGTGGGAGAAGGGATAACTTCACTATTAAACAAAGaaaggataataataaatatttatttatatcccgtttttctccctaaacgggacccaaagcagcttataacattatataaaaaacaatacagaacaatatgcatataccgtatatactcaagtataagccaacccgactataagccgaggcacctaattttaccacaaaaaaattgggaaaacattgactcaagtataagccgagaatggtaaatctcagaaataaaaatagataataataaaattacatttttgaatatttacataaaagtgtaatttaagataacactgtccaactctgattaaatcattattctcaacttcttcaatgtaaatgtgattatgtatcctaataataataataatagagtaaaataataaatgtaataataataatagagtaaaataataaatgctataataatatcagaacgaaataataaatgtattaataataataaaaatagacaaatttataataagaaataaataaacatatttaaaaacaacaaaagtcTGGATCGCTTTTCTATCATGATCTCAATCCAAACTTGGACCTACTTAAGCAGCTCAAAGAGAATATGGAAAAGCCCATCAGCCCTTTCCGGTATGGCCCTTGGTAAGGCCTGAAAGAAGTAGTCTGTATGTCTCTTCTTAACCGTGTTTTTTCTTCTGGTCAGATGTGGCTCCGGTTTGAGTGGCGATTACATCACTGAGGAAGGTCACTTTTGGGTTGGCATGGACATCAGCCCTGCCATGCTGGGTGAGTAGTTTCCATCCCTTCTGCCCCAGATACTCTAGACCTCTTTCCTTGGAATGGGCAGAAGTTGAGAAGCCCGTGATCTACTTGGTCCAGATTCTTATCAGGTTTACATAGCATATATGGAATATTGTTGCCGTGTTGGAGAGGCCACTGCCCTCGTACTTtcatcctttctttcctccctgcccatagctttcctttctcttccttcctttttctttgtccTCCTTCTCTCAcgccttcccttttttcttttctttctcttcccttctttcccgaatgaaagcattccttgagtggtgggctgtagtgtttggggaggacattggcaggattggggctacatgttcatggcactcgctataacctgaaatgtcactggagggagtgcttttggtggctcctcagcactgtgggtttgTGGAAGcaggagcctgtctgtggaagtggcaCCCCAGCCacgtacacacatacagattttcacttttatcatgTGTATAGATTGTTAAAGCAGTTATTTCAAACAGATGTGGCTGTGGAGAGAGAAGTGGAAGGAGACTTGATGCTTGCAGACATGGGGCAAGGGGTCCCCTTCCGGCCTGGGACCTTTGACGGCTGTATCAGGTAAGACACTGGGACCgagagctgtgtgtgtgtgtatgtatgtatatgtatgtgtatgtatatgtgtgtgtatgtgtgtgtgtgtgtgtgtatatatatatgtatatgtatatgtatatatatatatttgatgccccgaaggggactcagagtggcttacaaattaaatttacatacaatattatattattagcatagcacaatactggtaataaattaccatattgtactctatctatatattgtaatattattaataatattacatgtaatatataatatataattaatattttatattgtattattagtattatattgcattacaaaataatattgttaatattatatgcatatacaatatattataatattatatattattgtaaattatattatatatacgagggctatccacaaagtaggttacgttttggattttaaaaaggacaaggtataggagaaatcatttaccatatacagctgaaagacacattccaatactacaatctcatgtaatccccattgaaatctaggcacgtttcataaagataaatgagtttgaaaaggtctgccccactaaatttgccgcctctctcttccgtttccaacaatggggccaTGGCTGGCagcaagggagaagggggaagagctgaggacacaagcggggaatttactggagcagtacttttcaaactcatttatctatatgagacgtgcctagatttcaatggggattacgtgagattgtagtattggaatgtgtctttcagctgcatatggtaaatgatttctcctatactttgtccttttaaaaatccaaaacgtatcctactttctggatagccctcatatgtaCATACGCATgtgtacacgcacacacacatatatataattagcaaagcatgttactggtgggaggggccttcagctggagcaaggagacaagatggaaactgtctttgctggctccctctttgctctgtATTGTCCATATTTGGGTCGGAAGCATACAATAGTGTCACACTAAACAACGTAGAGCAGGACACAAATGCTTCCAAGGCGGGTAAGTAAAACTGTAAATAGTGAATCTGGAAAAAAGGTCGTACTCCATTTCCTGGTTCTGTTACACACTTTTCACTGATACGTTATGCTATCTGTTGTCTTTCCTTGCCTTCATCTATAGAGAGAAGCAGGGAAGAAACAATAAAATGTGCTGGGAGGCAGTGCTTTCTGAAAGCTGATTTATGTCTTGGTTTTGTCCCTCCTGCAGTATTTCTGCTGTGCAGTGGCTCTGTAACGCCGACAAGAAGACCCACAGCCCTCCTAAGAGACTCTACCGGTTCTTTTCCACCCTTTATACAGCATTGGTAAGGACCCATTTCCCTTTCTCCTGCCTCCTTTTCCATCTTCCAAACTACCATGTGCctactctaaaatctggacagtaaataaagaaaaacactcagaaaacagaggaattccaggcatgaatcaatcagggccagctaacacctcccagcaaaggattcccccaggcaggaagtagccaggctttgaagtggcaaggacattcaatgccaatcaaggtggccaattgaaacattcacacctgcctcagacagacaagagttttttctcccaccctgaacattccacagatatataaaccccacttgcctagttttcaaacatacctcataacctctgaggatgcctgccatagatgcaggcgaaatgtcagaaacatggccatacagcatggaaaactcacagcaacccaataaataaaTTCCTTCATTCGGGGTCTGGCACTGTATGTAAATATAGCATCTAGTTGTTGGCCTTGGCAACCTCTCCAACGCTGACTGCTCCTTTTTTCCTAGCAATACATGGGGCAGAAAAGTATTCTGTGATCCCTCTACTAAACAGATTGCAGGTTCCCTCTAtactaatttataaatatatagtttaatatattgtatatacatataatattgataataatattaaaatagtatacaatattatactactaataatacaatataataatattgattatatattgtatattaaatgtaattttactaataatattaccatatcatgatatagtacaatatagtaatttaatgcttatattgtgctatgctgataatatattgtatgttcatttgatttgtaagccactctgagtcccctttggggtgagaagagcgggatataaatgtagtaagtaaataaataaatagataaatatactGTTGACTATCCTCCATCCCTGCCACTCCCATTGTTGTAACTCCCAAAGTGGACCTTTGACAGTTGCAAAGGGCATTTTTATTCTCCGATCCTCAACAACTTTTGAAGTTTGGGTGGCCCAAAAGGTTGCAGGGATAGAAATTTAGCCTGGatttgtttggtccagatccttatCTTGATGGCATTGCAGCTACAGATcacctttttttcctcctccaggCTCGAGGGGCCCGTGCCGTGCTCCAGCTCTACCCCGAAAACTCTCAACAGGTAAGTCCCTGAACCACATTGTGGAGATCCTGATCCAGCCTCAAGCAGATCTGCCACCCAAAACAGGCATGGATCAGAAGGTGACAGGGCTGCTGTCACGTTCCTGAAGTTGGACAAGGTTTAAGGAGATCCAAAAGGACTGTTCGAGGCTGTATCTGGTGGACACCCAATCGGGCAAGTCTTCTGATCCTCCTGCCTTCAGgttcaataaaaaaaatctatcatTTTGGCCCCTAAACCTGCTCTAAAGTTATATATGAGTCTATATGGTGTGTAAAAGAAAGAATGGGTTACCGATGTGGTTGTACCTGGAGATCTAGCCTTCTGATCCTCCTGCTGAAAAAAACATGCCTACCTTTGAGTGGATTGCAAATAAGTataacttaccgtatatactcgagtataaggtgacccaaatataagccgaggcacctaattttatcacaagaaaactaggaaaacattgactcaggtATAAGCTgagaatggtaaatttcagaaataaaaatagaaaccaataaaattacattaatcgaggcatcagtaggttaaatgtttttgaatatttacataaaactctaatttaaaataagactgtccaactctgattaaatcattattctcgtcttcttcaatgtaaatgcccttatgtatccttttaataataatagaatgaactaataaatgtaatactaacaataataatatcagagtgaaataataaatgtacagtagagtctcacttatccaagcctcgcttatccaaccttctggataatccaagccatttttgtagtcaatgttttcaatatatcgtgatattttggtgctaaattcgtaaatacagtaattacagcataacattactgcatattgaactactttttctttcaaatttgttgtaaacatgatgttttggtgcttaatttgtaaaatcataacctaatttgatgttttaataggcttttcattaatccctccttattatccaagatattcgtttatccaagtttctgctgtcccatttagcttggataagtgagactctagtgtactaacaataataatatcagagtgaaataataaatgtattattaataataaaaatagagtaaaataaatgtaatattaacaataataatagagtaaaataatgaatgtaccatatatactcgagtataagccagccaggaccctcactcgagtacaAGCCAAGAGGGTCTTTTTCagacctaaaaaagggctgaaaaactaggcttatactcgagtatatacagtatatttgcatataacattcacacctgcctcaaagagacaagagttttctcttccaccctgaacatttcacagatagataaaccccactcgactagtttccaacaaacctcacaacctctggggatgtctgccatagatgcaggtgaaacgtcaggagagaatacttctggaatatgatcagacatcctggaaaactcacagccacccactgAACCCATTCTAACTGAAGGGACAACTGAGGCTCAGTAAAGAAAACAGTAAAAGCCTCTGTCGGAGTATGGCAgtgcaattttttttccaaagtctACCATTCTTTTCCTTGACACTCATTTTGTTACTCATGAACTGGCACAGAGATTGAATCACCGCATTGGAAGGTGGCACCTCAAAAGCAATTCAGTCCAACCTTCTGTTTGCTGGGGCCTCATCTTGATGCTTTTCTCTCCTTCCAGCTGGAGCTCATCACTGCTCAAGCCATGAAGGCAGGCTTCACCGGTGGGATGGTGGTGGACTACCCGAACAGTGCCAAAGCCAAGAAGTGAGTCTCTTTTTGTCTGGAGCAGGGAAACTGCTTTGGGCAGAAGGTTTGGGCTTGCCACAAAAGCAGGCAATTGTTTGGGTTTCGGGGCACATTGTCCCCAATCCTGtgtttaagcagaggccggatggccacctgttgggagaaCTTgggttgtgtgttcttgcatatcagggggttggacgggatgactcttggggtctcttccaactctatgattctgtggaaaGAACAAAATTCTTCACTATAATAATCTCTAGAGATCCAGTAAGGCAATTTTGCCTTGTTTTATATCTCCTtgggctttattattattattattgacacaacgacattgtatgacacagcaaacaagatagatatgctggattttgtttcacaaaatcacaagtcgaacacttcccaagtgtctaggactgtgtgatgtatttttggatgatgcgtgcagatcccagtcgggtggccttttgcagttggcagattgtgattttgtcaatgtctattgtttccaaatgccgtctgagatcttttggcacggcacccaatgtgcccatcaccaccgggaccacctgcactggtttctgccagagtctttgaagttcaatcttgaggtcctgatagcggctgagtttttcctgttgttttttgtcaatgcgactgtcacctaggatggcgacatcaatgatccaagcgtttttctttttcacaactgtgatgtctggtgtgttgtgttccagaactttgtcagtctggattcggaagtcccacagtttcttttcgtgctcattttccaatacttttgcaggtttgtgatcccaccagttctttcctgctgggaggtggtactggaggcataagttccaatgaatcatttgggccacatagttgtgcctctgtttgtagtctgtctgtgtgattttcttacagcaactgaggatatgatctatggtttcgttagcttccttgcacagtctgcattttgggtcatcagctgatgatgatgatgatgattattattattattagagtcaaAGAGACtgcagagccatccagtccaatccactgTACCTATGtacatatgtatgcatgtgtatatgtcaGTATCTGAgatagaagagaccccaagggtcatccagtccaaccctttgcaacgcaccatccaagccctctcaacagcctctgctttaaaagcctccagagaatgagactccaATGGATTCCCAGGCTTTTTATTTTACTATCCCACAGCTCTGACCCTCAGTGAttgctttctaatgtttaggaagaatctcttttcttgcatttGGAGTCCATTGCTAGACTCTTTCTAGGTCCTTCATCTGGAGATGCCTGATAGAAAGGGCCTCCCTATGTGATGCTCAATATCCACttatttctctttctgttttccAGGTTCTTCCTCTGCCTCTTTGTCGGCACAAGTGACGTGTTACCAAAGGTATGATGGTTTATGGGCAGCCACATCACTCTATTCCCATAtttttaattataatattataattatatattaattatatattacatgtaatattactaataatattacaatatattgatatagtacaatatagtaatttattgccagtattgtgctatgctaataatataattttgtatgtaaatttaatttgtaagccgctctgagtccccttcggggtgagaagggcaggatataaatgttttaaataaataataaatattaatgccCTTCAATGAGAGGCAAAAAAGGAATTATGATGGCAGGTGTCTTGTAAGCAGAGACCTTCGGAGGGCTTTTCTGACAGTCCTCTGATCTCTAATCTGTCAAATAAGAGGCAGATGCTTCAGTGTTTTCTTGTCACCTGCTAGAAAATAAAAATGCTGCTTCTCTGTTTATAGGGACTTGGAGCAGAATGCAgcgtggaagagaccacacaggccaaGTTCACCCAGGAAAGGTAATTAACTAGAAGGCCTTTTATTTTGGACTACTTTAGATACCCGGCGATGCCTGGATTAGGCATTTTAGAAGGATAAACATTAGAAATAGTTACAATTAGGTTAGCTCTTTAAAAGCCAGTCAAGCATATTTTTCCTCTTGCAGGCCTGTTGGCCACGTCTCATCCCTTATAATGGCCATAAAGGGCGACTTCACCCTTTCCGTGGCTCATGGGAGAGACAGACAGTAATTGGCAGAGAGCTGTCGTCGTGGCGCCTTGCAGCTCTAGGTTGCCACGTTTTCCTGACTCTGACATCCTATAGATTGGGAATGGACCTTCACGTGGATTCTAGACCTGATCCCAAGGCAGATATACATTTATAATAATCTGTCATTGAACTGCTGTGTCGTGTTGGAAGGCCTGTCTGCAGCGGATCCCTTCAGCTCA
This genomic window from Anolis carolinensis isolate JA03-04 unplaced genomic scaffold, rAnoCar3.1.pri scaffold_7, whole genome shotgun sequence contains:
- the bud23 gene encoding probable 18S rRNA (guanine-N(7))-methyltransferase, coding for MAASGKRPEHRGPPELFYDEVEARKYTHNSRMMEIQSQMSERAVELLGLPEDRPCFLLDVGCGSGLSGDYITEEGHFWVGMDISPAMLDVAVEREVEGDLMLADMGQGVPFRPGTFDGCISISAVQWLCNADKKTHSPPKRLYRFFSTLYTALARGARAVLQLYPENSQQLELITAQAMKAGFTGGMVVDYPNSAKAKKFFLCLFVGTSDVLPKGLGAECSVEETTQAKFTQERTRFRNAKGKSVKKGRDWVLEKKERRRRQGKEVRADTKYTARKRRPHF